In the Armatimonas rosea genome, GTACTCCAGGCCGGCCTTGGCCAGAGCGCCTGCGTTTCGGTAGACCTCGGCGCGGAGCAGGCGGGCATCGGTGCGCTCGGGCTGTGCCTTGAGGACCACCTCAAGCTCTTTTTCCGCATCGGTGTAGCGCCCGTTGCGCACTAGCGCCTCGGCCCAGAGGGTGCGGCGGTCCAGGTTGTCGGGGGTCTCGCTTGCCCAGGCCTGGCGGGTGGCAAAGCCGCTCTGGGCGGGGCTGCGCTCCGCCTGCCAGCGGGCGTAGCCATTGAGGAAGCTCCCCCGGGTGCGGCGGGCGACAAAGGTGCTAGGGCCTTCTGGGGCGATCGCACGGGCGAGCTCCTGGCCGGTGGCGGTCGCGGGAAGTGGCTTGCAGCGCTCCAGGGCCTCTTGGGCGGCGGCGTGGGACCCGGGCTTGCTCAGCGCGAGCTTGAGCACCAGCCCCGAGCGCTCCCGCTCGTTGGCGGCGGCGAGGGCGGCGGCCCAGGTCAGCCAGACATCGCTCTGGGTCTCGCCGGCGGCGATCGCGCGCTCTAAAAGCTTAGCGGCCTGGGGGAAGTCGCCGGTCTCGGCGTGGCGTCCCGCCAGCACGGCAAGGAGGGAGCCGTTGGTGGGATCGTTGTGGGCCTGTAGCTCCAGGTCGGGGAGGTAGGCCTCGCGCAGGCAGGTGGCGTCCCAGGCCTGGCGCGTGGCATAGGCACCTCCTCCCAGGCAGAGCGTGCCTAGGAGGAGGCTGGCAGCGACACGGAGGCGCGGGGCTCTCGTGCGCGTTCCGGTGCTCATGGGCTAGCGGCCACCGTAGCCCGAAGGAGCGCCATAGCCCATGGGACGACCCATGCCACCGGGCGGGCCACCGGCATTGCCGCCACGGTTGGCGTGCTCCATGTACTGCTTCACCGACGACGGTGCGTTGGCGGGGATCTGGCTCTGGACACCCGCCGGCATTCCGGCCTGTGGCATGGGGGCGGGGGCCTGTGTCTGTGGAGCGGGGGCTGCGGGAGCCGGCTCCGAGTTGTTACACCCGGAGACGACTACCCAGAGCGCGCCACAGAGAAGGGCTCCAAGGAGAGTCTTCTTCATGTGGTTTCTTCTTCCTACGGAGTGAAGGTCGCCGTGGGCTTGACCAGCTTGAAGAGGCGCCAGTCGTTCTGGCGAACCGCGCCGTAGTTCATGGCCTTGGCATGGCCATCGGCGAAGGCATAGTTGCCCATCTTGGAGTGGCCCGGCATGGGGAGCTTCTGGGGGTGGGTGAAGTCGCCCGTACACTCGGTGGAGTTGTCGATTGCCGCAGCCGAGGGCTTCACGCGGCCGGCCAGCTTCCACATGTCACAGCCGGTGAAGAGGGAGCCCCAGGGGGTACCGACATAGAAGGTCTCGGCCTCACCGTTCTCGTTGCGGCCGTAGGCCTCGACAAGCGCGATGGTGTCGGCGGGGGAGTCGAAGGCGGCGAGGGACTTGCCCTGGCCCCAGGCGCTCATACCGGTGTTGGGATCGTCCCACTGACCACGCGCCGCGGCCTCTTTGGTGCAGATCTGGCCCACATAGCCGTAGGAGCGCTTCACCAGCGGGCGGCGGGTGGCGTAGGCACCATCGTAGAACTCACCAATCCCACGCGCAGGGCGGGGCTGGGCGTCGCTGGGGCAGCCAAAGATCTGGTCGTTCTTGATGTAGGGCAGGATCTGGTGCTCGTAGGGGATCTCGGCGCGGCCACCGCCGTTGATTCCGACGGTACCGGTCGGGCTGGCAAGGATAAAGGCCGCCGGCATGGTCTCGTCGTAGTCCTGGGCATACATCATGAAGCCAAGGCCCATCTGCTTCAGGTTGGACAGACAGGAGGTCTGGCGTGCCTTCTCACGGGCTTGTGCAAAGACCGGGAAGAGAATAGCGGCCAGAATCGCGATAATCGCGATCACCACTAAGAGCTCGATCAGGGTAAAGCCCTGCTTGCGAAGATTTATAGACATTTCTTATTCCTTTATAAGAGCAAGCTCGGTGAAGCAACAGCGACAGTGGCTTGCAGCTCGTTTCAAATTATTTTAAACAGTGAAGACGATAACAGTGCGGATCTCTCCGCGGGGATAGATGTCCGAAAAGATGGTTTCTTAGACCCTCCTTTCTGGTAAAGGCGGTGCAGCGACCGTGCCACGCTCAATCCACTCTCCAGGGAGCAGTACCCGCTGAAGAGAACACTTTTTATCTTGAATTTGTTCCAAGAGCATCTCAATTGCGTGCTCGCCGAGTGCTCTAAGGGGCTGTTGTATCGTTGTCAGCGCCGGAGTTGACTTTCGCCCAATCTCATCATCGTTAACCCCAATCAGAGAAAACTCTTCCGGGACCCGGCCCCCCCGCTCCTGAAGCGCTGTGAGAGCCCCAATCGCGATGGCATCGTCCCCACAGAAAAACGCCGTCGGGTGCTGCGCGGCAGGGAGCGTCTCCAGGAGCCGCTGGGTCTCACGGTAGCCCGATGCCTCGCTGTAGTGGCCCAGGACGGAGAGCTCGGATGTCAGAGAGATTCCCGCTTGCTGGAGAGCTGTTGTGTAGCCCGCCTGGCGCTCAAAGCTACTGCGCAGGTCGGCGTCGCCGCCAAGATAGGCGATCCGGCGGTGCCCCAGAGCGATCAGCTTACTGGTCGCCAGCTTGCCGACCGCCTCGTTGTCCATGTCGATCACGGAGACCGCGAGCTCGGGGCGGTTCTCGCCGAGGAAGATAATCGGGAGCTTGGCCTTTAGGATCGGGGCGAGCACTTTATTGGGAAAGGTCGGGGTGACAAAGATCAGCCCGTCGCAGTGGCCATCGAGGTAGCGGGAGATATTGCCCGGGAGGTCGTCCCAGTGGTCCTCGGTGATGATCAGGGCGCGCTGATGATGGCGCTGTGCACCGACAAGTAGCCCATCGAAGACGGGGCCAAAGTAGCGGTCGTGGGTCAGCGACGGCCGGTCGGAGAACGAGGCGACAATGCCGATGGTATCCATGCGCCGACGAGCGAGGCCACGTGCCACCCCATTGGGATGGTAGCCTAGCTCCTCCACGGTTTTCAAGACCTTTGCACGGGTCTCTTCGCTCGCCTGACCTGTCTTGCCGTTCAGCACAGAGGAGACGGTCATTGCGGAGAGCCCACATGCTCGGGCGACATCGCGTATTGTCGGCACCTTAGCGTTCCTTGCAATCAACCAAGCCTTACCGGTAAGGCTTGGCGAATTCTACCACCCCAAGCGTTTGGGGTGCAAGTGGGAGGCGAAATTTTTCTGAGAGATACCGCAGGGAGCTACTGCACTTCGAACTCGAACTTGAAGCGCTGGGTGCTGGCGACCGCCTGGCCACTCTTGAGCGCGGGCCGCCACTTCCACTTCTTCAGCGCCTCCAGCACGCGCTGGTCGATCTCGGGGTTGCCCGACGACGTGCGCAAATTAACCTCGAAGCTGCCGTCGGCCTCGATCTCGACCACGACACGGACAAAGGACTTAAACTCGCCCTTCTTGAGCGTATCGGGGATCGTGGGCTGGACCTGCTGGCTGGGCTCGGCCTCGCGTGTGGGGCCGCTGGGCTTGGGAGTCGGCGGTGGGGTGGGCCGAGGTGTCGGGGTGGGCTCCGGGGTCGGCTTGGGAGTGGGGCGCGGGGTGGGCGTGGGCTCTGGGGTCGGCTTGGGAGTGGGTTTGGGAGTCGCAGCGGGCGCGCTCACCGGAGGCGCGACAGTCGCCTGCACCGGAGCCTGCGCGGGCGCACTGGGGCGAGGCGTTGGCTGGGGGAAGCTATCGACCGAGGGCTGGGCACGCTGGCTGGCACTGGGCGCAGGACCACCCACTGCGGTGAGCACGGGGCGGACATCGGGAGCCGGAGCGGGCTGCTTGGGAGCGGCGACGGGCCGGAGGTTGGGCTGAGGCCGCGCGGCAGGCGGACTCGGCTGTGTGGGCGGCGGGCTGGCCGCAGTGACGGGCGGGGGCACCGGTGTCGGGGCGGGTGTCGCTTGGGGAGCGGGCGTTGCCTGGGGAGCAGGCGTGGCCTTCGGAGGCGTGCGACACTCCGGACAGTCCTGAAAGACAACCTCGACAAAGCCAGGGTGTGGGTCCTGGTGGCCCGCGTGGCCGGCGGAGAAGCGGCCCACGGCAAGCAGGAGCAGGGCATTGAGCCCCACCGAGAGCCCCAGTGCCACGCCAAAGCGAGTATTGCGGTTGTCTTTCAGGTCGGTCATGGTCTTTGCCTAGAACTTATGGGTCAGGCTGAGCAGCACGCGGCGGCCCTGCTGGAAGCGGGTGCCGGTGAAGGGCGAGTTGAAGTTCATCACGCTCCGACTATCGAGCAGGTTCTCCACCGAGAGGTCGGCTTGCAGGCCGTTAGGGAGCAGCTTGCCCCCCGTGGAGTAGCGGAAGTTGAGCTCGGTGCGCGCCTGGCGCTTGCCACCGTCGAGGGCCACGTTCTCGTCCAGCGGGCTAACAATCGGCGAGGAGAACGCGCCGCTGCCGTAGTAGCCACTGAGCGCGACACTGGAGCCATTGTGGAGCCCGTAGGTCAGGCCCGCCGAGAGGGTGTTGAGCTGGTCGTGGTCCGAGTAGGGCTCGTCGCCGCCGATCAGCTTGTTGATGGCATTGGCCCAGGTAAAGAACCCGCCCAGCCCGACCCCGTTCTTGGGGGCCTTGTCGTAGGAGAGCTCCAGGCCATTGGCAAACGAGCCCGCGCTGATATTGACCGTGGAGAACACCCCGATCTGGGTTCCGGGGATAAGAATGGCGGTATCGAGCTGGTTCTGGAACCACTTGCGGTAGGCGGCCACCTTGACGGTCTGGTTCTGGGGCAGCTGGCGCTCCAGGCTGGTCTCGACCATCTTGACACGCTGGGGCAGCACACCTGTCCCGATCAGCGCACCCTGCGCCAGCGGCGGCTGGGAGAAGAGCTGGTTGTAGGACGCCCGCGCGACGGTCTTAGGGGCAACGGTGTAGGCGAGGTTGACACGCGGAGAGAGATCGGTGACATTGACGGTGTCGCCCGCCGTGCCATCGACTGTCTGCTCGGAGCGGTAGCTATCCAGGCGCAGGCCGTAGTTGACCGTCAGCTTCTCGCTCGCCTTGAAGGTATCCTGGGCGTAGGCCGCGCCGTAGTAGCCCTTGCGCTTGACGCGGAGAGTGGGGGTGAGGCTTGAGCTGCCCAGGATGTAGTCATCACCGACCATCGTGCCGCCGGCAGGAACCAGGCGTGCATCGAGCTCATGGAGGGCGTTGAGGGCGGTCTGGCTCCCGGCGACAATCTGGTAGCTCTCGTTGCCGCGCTGGTCGGAGAAGAGGCCACCGAACTTGAGGGTGTGCTTGCCCTCGTTGACGGTCAGGTTGGCCTGGAGCTGGCTCTGGTTGTACTTGCGCCTGATGGTGGGGTGGAACTCAATCGACGAGTCCGCGGCGAGGGTACTTGAGGCGATACTCGCGCCATTGCCCGGCGTGTTGTTGAGCAGGTCCTGCTGGGACTCCGACGAGCCAAAGGTCACGACCGCGGTGGTCTTGGCGTTGAGCTGCTTGCGGTACTGGAGCGTCCCAAAGCCGTTGTTGTCTTGCTGGTAGATATCCTGACCGAGAGCATCCTGCGACGCGAGCCCATCGCTGGCGTTCTTGACACCGCCGTAGCCAAAGCCCTGCCCGACGGGAATATACTTGGAGCCCAGGCCCGTGCGGTTGGCGATCTGGGTGCGCGCCGGGGCGGTGTTGACGGTCAGAGAGAGCTTCTCCGCGCCCGAGAGGTCGTAGTCGAAGTTGGCAAAGAGGGTCTGGGAGGTCTGGCCGTTGTGGCGGCTCTGCTTGTCGGGCTGTGGGGCCTCGATGGCGTTGTTGGTGGTGCGACCGGTGTAGTTGACCAGGTAGCCCAGCTTCTTGCCCTCAGGGCCGGTCTGGCCGCCGGCGGTGAAGCTGGTCTCGCCCGTGCCAAAGCTCCCGCCCGTCATGGTCAGCGAGCGGAACGGCACCAGGGTCCCCGAGCGCAGGGTCAGGTTGAGCGCCGCCGCGGTCTCGGAGCCGTACTCGGGGGCGAATCCACCGGTGATCACGTCGATTGTCTGGAGCGCATCGGGGGCGAGGAACTGGCCCGCGCGGCCCTGGAAGGCACCCGGCAGGAGGAAGCCATTGAGGTAGATCGAGGTCGCGGAGTGCTCGGCGCGGGGGTGGATCTGGTTCACCGAGTCCTCGGCGAGGCCGGGGACGGCGCGCACGGCCTTGGTGAGGCTCTGGCGGTTGCCCGCCGTGAGCGGGAAGGTCTGCACGGACTCACGGGAGAGAGACTTGGCCGAGGTGGTCTCGCCACTGCGAATGCGATCACGCTCGGCGGTAATCTTGATGGTCTTCTCCTTCAGTGGCTCCAGCAGTACCTCGACATCGGTGGTGGCATCGGCGACCACGGTGACCGACTGGGTGTCTTTCTGGAACTCGCCCGCCGATGTGGTGAGCTTCCAGGCACGGTTCTCCAGCGGTGGCGTGAGCGCGATCCCATCGGCACCCGTGGTGACCGTCAGGGGCGCACGGACTCCCGCACTATCGGTGAGCAGGACCTTCGCGCCGACAAGCGGCTTCTCCGACTCGGCGCTGAGGACTTTGATCTTAAGACGCCCGACGACATCGGCGTGGGCAACGGAGGAAAGAGAGACTGAAAAGGCAAGCACAAGCCCGAGGCGGGCAACAGACGAAACACGCATGAAAAATCAAGCTCCTGAAAAAGAGAAATGTTGAAGAGGCGATAGCAAGATTGTGCGAGCGAAGACGCTCGGTTCAGGAGAGGCGTGTGGGCGGACCGCGTGTCGCAAGGGACGGGGCCAGCGTGCGCGGCGACGAGACCGCAGGGGGGCTGTAGACT is a window encoding:
- a CDS encoding DUF1559 domain-containing protein, with the protein product MSINLRKQGFTLIELLVVIAIIAILAAILFPVFAQAREKARQTSCLSNLKQMGLGFMMYAQDYDETMPAAFILASPTGTVGINGGGRAEIPYEHQILPYIKNDQIFGCPSDAQPRPARGIGEFYDGAYATRRPLVKRSYGYVGQICTKEAAARGQWDDPNTGMSAWGQGKSLAAFDSPADTIALVEAYGRNENGEAETFYVGTPWGSLFTGCDMWKLAGRVKPSAAAIDNSTECTGDFTHPQKLPMPGHSKMGNYAFADGHAKAMNYGAVRQNDWRLFKLVKPTATFTP
- a CDS encoding LacI family DNA-binding transcriptional regulator gives rise to the protein MPTIRDVARACGLSAMTVSSVLNGKTGQASEETRAKVLKTVEELGYHPNGVARGLARRRMDTIGIVASFSDRPSLTHDRYFGPVFDGLLVGAQRHHQRALIITEDHWDDLPGNISRYLDGHCDGLIFVTPTFPNKVLAPILKAKLPIIFLGENRPELAVSVIDMDNEAVGKLATSKLIALGHRRIAYLGGDADLRSSFERQAGYTTALQQAGISLTSELSVLGHYSEASGYRETQRLLETLPAAQHPTAFFCGDDAIAIGALTALQERGGRVPEEFSLIGVNDDEIGRKSTPALTTIQQPLRALGEHAIEMLLEQIQDKKCSLQRVLLPGEWIERGTVAAPPLPERRV
- a CDS encoding TonB family protein, producing the protein MTDLKDNRNTRFGVALGLSVGLNALLLLAVGRFSAGHAGHQDPHPGFVEVVFQDCPECRTPPKATPAPQATPAPQATPAPTPVPPPVTAASPPPTQPSPPAARPQPNLRPVAAPKQPAPAPDVRPVLTAVGGPAPSASQRAQPSVDSFPQPTPRPSAPAQAPVQATVAPPVSAPAATPKPTPKPTPEPTPTPRPTPKPTPEPTPTPRPTPPPTPKPSGPTREAEPSQQVQPTIPDTLKKGEFKSFVRVVVEIEADGSFEVNLRTSSGNPEIDQRVLEALKKWKWRPALKSGQAVASTQRFKFEFEVQ
- a CDS encoding TonB-dependent receptor, whose product is MRVSSVARLGLVLAFSVSLSSVAHADVVGRLKIKVLSAESEKPLVGAKVLLTDSAGVRAPLTVTTGADGIALTPPLENRAWKLTTSAGEFQKDTQSVTVVADATTDVEVLLEPLKEKTIKITAERDRIRSGETTSAKSLSRESVQTFPLTAGNRQSLTKAVRAVPGLAEDSVNQIHPRAEHSATSIYLNGFLLPGAFQGRAGQFLAPDALQTIDVITGGFAPEYGSETAAALNLTLRSGTLVPFRSLTMTGGSFGTGETSFTAGGQTGPEGKKLGYLVNYTGRTTNNAIEAPQPDKQSRHNGQTSQTLFANFDYDLSGAEKLSLTVNTAPARTQIANRTGLGSKYIPVGQGFGYGGVKNASDGLASQDALGQDIYQQDNNGFGTLQYRKQLNAKTTAVVTFGSSESQQDLLNNTPGNGASIASSTLAADSSIEFHPTIRRKYNQSQLQANLTVNEGKHTLKFGGLFSDQRGNESYQIVAGSQTALNALHELDARLVPAGGTMVGDDYILGSSSLTPTLRVKRKGYYGAAYAQDTFKASEKLTVNYGLRLDSYRSEQTVDGTAGDTVNVTDLSPRVNLAYTVAPKTVARASYNQLFSQPPLAQGALIGTGVLPQRVKMVETSLERQLPQNQTVKVAAYRKWFQNQLDTAILIPGTQIGVFSTVNISAGSFANGLELSYDKAPKNGVGLGGFFTWANAINKLIGGDEPYSDHDQLNTLSAGLTYGLHNGSSVALSGYYGSGAFSSPIVSPLDENVALDGGKRQARTELNFRYSTGGKLLPNGLQADLSVENLLDSRSVMNFNSPFTGTRFQQGRRVLLSLTHKF